The genome window atatatatatacagagagagcttaaggggagggatccctattttttgaaaaaaatggggattaggtgtggggcccacttcacatcaaatttcaacgatccgaaccgtctattttgttagtctcgattcatagatcatccttgcaaaaattcaattcaatccgaaaccatttgcctatttaattatcaatatcaaatttcatattttcttatataacaaagtattcgttcatttccttgaacccaattagatgtcttaaacatttccaatttagctaatattttgcaaggatgatctatgaatcgagactaacaaaatagacggttcggatcgttgaaattagatgtgaagtggcccccacacctaatccccatttttttcaaaaaatagggatccctccccttaagctctctctgtatatatatatatatatatatattggttgtGTGCCCCATTATCATTATATTAAAGTTACATGATTACTCTTATGTGCTTATTATGTCGGGTCACATTGCCTTAGATTCTTACTTTTACtatgttattattattgtttgtgTTGTTTATCATTAATTTGATCACTTTAGGACCACTACCATAAAACGTGGCAAAGTCTGTACACACACTACACCATTCacattatataattattttatcaCCTCACCTGACCAAATTggatatgaatatatatatatatatatatatatatatatatatattattcattaCCTAGAGACATATATTTAACCCAAGTACATGTGCAATATTATTCATTACCTAGTGATATATGATTGCCTTTAAACTATGTCacttatacaacatgtgatttaccacacgactgaataaattatttatttatagaagacacatggtacaatattttgcattgacaaactttgtcaatttgatttattcattatacggttatacttatactgtcatttattgtcaggattttattgagcaactagatccaTTGATCAACATTGTTGTTGATTAAAAGAACCCAATATGTGAACCCGACAAGCGGATCCGAAtcatgtcgagaatcaactcataTTGAGTTCACGCTGACATAAAGTACatacttgcaatgaggaataCCACGAGCCGAGCCGCCTCGCAGCGAGCATAGCTTCTagtcgagcagcctcgcaacaagcatcgcctccagccgagcaattgcatcgcctccagccgagcaaTTGCATCGCCGTGAacatagcctctagccgagcagcctcgcaacgagtGATACCTCTAGCCaagtattgctttatgttgagcattgcctTGTGTTGAGTACTGGTTTAAGATATCTAACCACTTCGGCCTGTACATGGATTTGatttgaagtttccagccaaaagactctcttgattgaagacttaggggactcatgttggtaccatatattaggcctcaTCTTTGTGCCTCATCCCTAAGCCCATGACAAATGTCCCATGACAAATGTAAAATGggagggagcccttattctataaaagggactctcctTCACCCTCATGAAAGAGTCTCACCTTCACTAAGAGATCCACAGAGTCATACTCTACCCTCACAACAAtatagagggcaataccctaTTAGCCAAACAAagagcaaaatggcaagggctGCATCCACATAGAGCTTCATTGTCGATCTATTGTAattcatacatacatacataatcaacatcagtgtggatgtagcctaaatattggggtgaaccacgatacatctttgtgttcttgtgcgtttgtgtgattcacggccgtatttacgttggtccaagatcctcgccgattttgtgcataaaaaataaatccaaaaaAAACAGTCACGGTTTATTTCTCCTCTATCAGTCAGTCGCACACAGAAACCAACCCAAAATATATCACACAATCTCACCAGTCCTCAATTTAGTTCTTACACAGTTCCAAAACTAACCTAAAATGCCATGCTTCAGCATCACCCAGTCCAAAAACTCAGGCCACCGGTTCACCTTTGCCTGAGCCGGCCTCCGGTCTGTAATCGCTGACCTAAAAAACAGCGACACCACCATGCACTGCTGGGTCCCGCAATCGTCGAACCCTTCCAAGCCTAACCTCATCCTCATCCACGGCTTCAACGTTACGCAATGTGGCAGTTCGTTGACCTCCTCCGCCATGTCACCCCTCACTACGATGTCTACGTGCCCGATCTCGTCGTCTTCGATGACTCCTACAAGACCCGGCCCGACCGGTCTGAGTGGTTCCAGGTCGAGTGCGTGATGCAGGCTATGGAGGCGCACTCAGTGTGGAGGCTGAGCCTGGTATGGTTGAGCTACGGTGGGTTTGTGGGCTATAGCTTGGTTACCATGTACAAGGAGGCGGTGGAGTGTTGTGATATGCGGCGCCACCGTGTGCCTGGAGGAGAGTGACCTCTGGGAAGGTGCGTTTTGGATCTCGAATTTGGATGAGGTGGCCGAGATTTTGACGCCGCAGACGCCTGAGAAACTGAAGGAGTTGGTCAGGTACACGTTTTTCAAGCCACCTCCAGTTGGGTTGCTGCCATCTTGCTTGCTCATCACTGGCAGCACTGATCAGACCACCAAGCTCTGGGATGTTCAGACCGGCCTTTGACTTTCCTCCGATGACAATGGCTGGAGACAAAAAAATTTATACTTTGGCTGAGGTATCCGCTCACAGTTCCACTGCTAGAGCAATGATGGACGAACAGAGAAGATAAAAACTTTATTATCACAACCTGCAACTGTCAGAAGATGCCCACCGACTTCTGAGAAAGATAAAACTTTCATCATGAAGGGAAGTGCATGTTCCCTGcccattttctgaaaaaaaCCACGGGAAAATGAGATAAGATTCTTTTCTTATAATAATTCTATTATTATTTATGGTATTGTCTgtcatctgccaaaagaaaaaaaaagagttttactttttctttgtctgccatctgcaaaaagaaaaaaaaagctttacTTTTCACATCATTATGTTTTCTCAATATCATTACCTATCTAATGTCATATTATTATCCTTTTTTGATATTGTCTGCCATGCTTAAAAGAAATCACATCATCACATCATCACTGAAAAGGACATTGTTTGCCTTATAGTGTGCATATTATTTTACAGTATGCACATGCTTTACAACGTttgcttgtctgcaatcttccttacacttattttattaattaatattttattattgcatCTTTAGTCATTCCTGACTTCATTATTTAAAGTGGTAGGGTAAAACTTTATTATACAATATTTATTGGCCTAGAGTATTGTGACTGCTATTAAACTATGTCacttatacaacatgtgatttaccacacgactaaataaattatttatttatagaaggcaCATGGTACAATACTTTGCCTTggcaaactttgtcaatttgatttattcattatatggtcatacttatactgtcatttattgtcaggattttattgagcaactagatccactgatcaacattgttgctgattaaaagAACTCAATATGCGAACCCGACAAGCGGACCTGAATCATGTTGAGAATCAACTCATATTGAGTGCACGCTAACATAAAGTACatacttgcaatgaggaataccacgagccgagccgcctcacagcgagcatagcctctagccgagcagcctcgcaacgagcatcgcctctagccgagcaaccgcctcgctgcgagcatagcctctagctgAGCAGCCTTGCAACAAGCATCGTCTCCAGCCGAGCAATCTCGTAACATGTGATACCTCTAGCCAAGTATTGTTTTATGTCGAGCATTGCCTTGTGTTGAGTACTGGTTCAAGACATCTAGCCACTTCGGCCCGTACATGGATttgatttgaagtctccagccaaaatacttttttgattgaagacttgggggactcttgtAGGtatcatatattgggcctcgtctttgggcctcatccctaagcccatgacaaatgtaaaaggggagggagcccttattctataaaaaggactctcCCTCACCCTCATGAAGGGGTCTCACATTCGCTAAGAGATCCACAGTCTCACACTCAACCCTCACAACAATATAGAAGGCAATACCCTCTCAgccaaacagagagcaaaatggTAAGGGCTGCATCCACATAGAGCTCTCTTGCcgatctattgtaatccatacatacatacataattaacatcagtgtggacgtagcccaaatattggggtgaaccacgatacatctttgtgttcttgtgcgtttgtgtgattcacaGCCGGTTTTACGTTGGTCTAAGATCCTcgccgattttgtgcatcaacaagtcttATGTGAAGAAACCGAATTAGAGACACGTGAAAGAGAAGTGAAACCAAATTCTGTGCCAGTTTAGCATAACAAATCAGGAGCGGTGGGGTGGGGTTAGGgtgttgtttgtgtcttagTCCATAGGAAACATGTGGTCCGGATTCCAGATCATAGAATTtctaacacaaaaaaaaaataattcacaGCAAAAAGCAAATACAACTCAAAGTACATTGGTCACTTTGCAGATTTAAGGGCATTCTCTCTAACAAATTTTAGGAAAGCCACCACCTTCTCGTGAGGATTCCGCATCTCACTAACTTCAGGTATCTCGATCATAGCTCTTATGCAGGAAAATATAAGTGGAGTACTTTTAGGGTCTATGACCTTAAATCCTAGGACTTCTTCCTGAGCCTCATATGCACCCAAGTTTGAAAAAATGACCACTTCTAGAAGTCCCACATCTTTTAGGTCAAATGACCTGGGAAATCCATCTGGGTAGTAACCCTTCAATCTCTTTTCTAGTAACTTTACTCTCTCACTCACTTCTTTGAAGGCTTTCTCTTGTGCTTCTCCACTGGTTTCCAACATTCTGGCCAAGCTCTCAAAAATCTGTAACAAACAACAAGCAAATGTAAGCTCTATAGTTTcagtttttattctttttgttagagatgtgatctAGAACAAATGACAGAGTGGATCGAAGAGAAAATGGATCGTCTGAAGACAAAAGGACGTAGTGGGAAATTGCGGATTTGGCATCCAattaatgttgttttaattccTAAAAGTCCTTTGAGTTGTAATCTTTATTTAACTCATCAATGTATCAATTGCAATCattcaagaattaatcaatCACAACCCTTTGggatttctctcaattttctaGTGAATTCCAGACTTTATTCTACAAGGGATTACGTTGGTAACCCTTTGTCTACTTCATGCTGCGTCAAGATGGTGAGGAGTGAAGAAAGAACAGTGCGAGGGATGTGGAAGAAATGTAATACAATAGacacaaaataaaaactaaaaattatatACACGAAATGGTTATCTAATGGACTTCAAAAACTGCATTTTTTGTTCTCAACTCTCACATGCTGCATAAAGCCGGC of Malus sylvestris chromosome 6, drMalSylv7.2, whole genome shotgun sequence contains these proteins:
- the LOC126625616 gene encoding glutathione S-transferase U10-like; this encodes MVVFALKLKGIPYEYVEEDLRNKSSLLLKLNPVLQQVPVLVHGGKPIAESLVILEYIDEIWKTGPQLLPQDPYKRSQARFWAGFMQHIFESLARMLETSGEAQEKAFKEVSERVKLLEKRLKGYYPDGFPRSFDLKDVGLLEVVIFSNLGAYEAQEEVLGFKVIDPKSTPLIFSCIRAMIEIPEVSEMRNPHEKVVAFLKFVRENALKSAK